From Acidipropionibacterium acidipropionici, one genomic window encodes:
- a CDS encoding threonine aldolase family protein — protein MPLHDPQRRSFFSDNLSGVHPEVLEAIVTADGGAVDSYGDDPYTARLQDVMAAHFGAGTEAFPVLNGTGANVLSLRAATPRWGAVITPESSHTVTEEAGAPEQAGVKLITVAAPDGKLHPDQIHEAAQALGIHHLAQPSAVSIADATETGTVYTPDEVVSLTGAAHEHGMAVHVDGSRLAVAAAHLGTGLSELTSDAGVDIISLGATKNGAMVAEAVIVPPGPRAAELAQGVRMLRKSTLQLVSKMRFISAQLIAMYEGDLWLRNASASNEMAERLAEQIGGLPGVRIAHRVQSNAVFVVLPEGAAESLRAGFGFHGEGTPDSPARLMCGFDTAADDVDALADAIRRVCEDPVSAGTESHLVG, from the coding sequence ATGCCGCTTCATGACCCCCAGCGCCGCTCCTTCTTCTCCGACAACCTCTCGGGTGTCCATCCCGAGGTGCTCGAGGCGATCGTCACGGCTGACGGCGGAGCCGTGGACTCCTACGGGGACGATCCGTACACCGCCCGCCTCCAGGATGTGATGGCCGCCCATTTCGGTGCCGGGACGGAGGCCTTCCCGGTCCTCAACGGCACCGGCGCCAATGTGCTGAGCCTGAGGGCGGCGACGCCGCGCTGGGGGGCGGTGATCACCCCAGAGTCCTCCCACACCGTCACCGAGGAGGCCGGGGCTCCCGAGCAGGCCGGCGTCAAGCTCATCACCGTCGCGGCCCCCGACGGGAAACTGCACCCCGATCAGATCCACGAGGCCGCGCAAGCACTGGGGATCCACCATCTCGCCCAGCCCTCGGCCGTCTCGATCGCCGACGCCACCGAGACCGGCACCGTCTACACCCCCGATGAGGTGGTGTCTCTGACCGGTGCGGCCCATGAGCACGGGATGGCGGTCCACGTGGACGGTAGCCGCCTGGCGGTGGCCGCGGCGCATCTGGGCACCGGTCTGAGTGAACTCACCTCGGATGCCGGGGTCGACATCATCAGTCTCGGGGCGACCAAGAACGGCGCCATGGTGGCCGAGGCGGTCATCGTTCCGCCGGGGCCGCGGGCCGCAGAGCTCGCGCAGGGGGTCCGGATGCTGCGCAAGAGCACCCTTCAACTGGTCTCGAAGATGCGCTTCATCTCGGCCCAGCTCATCGCCATGTACGAGGGCGACCTGTGGCTGCGCAACGCGTCGGCCTCCAATGAGATGGCCGAGCGGCTGGCCGAGCAGATCGGTGGCCTGCCCGGGGTCCGGATCGCGCACCGGGTCCAGTCGAATGCCGTGTTCGTCGTCCTTCCGGAGGGCGCAGCGGAATCTCTGCGCGCCGGTTTCGGCTTCCACGGCGAGGGGACGCCCGACTCCCCCGCCCGCCTCATGTGCGGTTTCGACACCGCCGCCGACGACGTCGACGCTCTGGCCGACGCGATCCGTCGGGTCTGCGAGGATCCGGTCTCAGCCGGCACCGAATCGCATCTGGTCGGGTAG
- a CDS encoding TetR-like C-terminal domain-containing protein, whose protein sequence is MDAAVPRSRVRLAQALKDALETTPLDRITVSGLSARAGIHRQTFYAQFSDVYDLAEWVFETEVADHIMAHAGYDQWADGFVRMLVYMKGHHDQVYAVLHALTAVRLEHFFYHWLHEMMSVIVDEIGKGIEVSSADRDFVVDHFTLAVLGHLLHWFATDMRHDPYVLVSNLEFILHGSLRASLRRFADRGWSPSA, encoded by the coding sequence ATGGACGCGGCGGTGCCCCGGTCCCGGGTGAGGCTGGCGCAGGCCCTGAAGGACGCCCTGGAGACGACGCCGCTGGACCGGATCACCGTCTCGGGACTGTCTGCCCGCGCCGGGATCCACCGTCAGACCTTCTACGCCCAGTTCAGCGACGTCTACGACCTGGCCGAGTGGGTCTTCGAGACCGAGGTGGCAGACCACATCATGGCCCACGCCGGATACGACCAGTGGGCCGACGGCTTCGTGCGGATGCTGGTGTACATGAAGGGCCACCACGACCAGGTGTACGCGGTGCTGCACGCCCTCACGGCGGTGAGACTGGAGCACTTCTTCTACCACTGGCTGCACGAGATGATGAGCGTCATCGTCGACGAGATCGGTAAGGGGATCGAGGTGTCGTCGGCCGACCGGGATTTCGTCGTCGATCACTTCACACTGGCGGTTCTGGGCCATCTGCTGCACTGGTTCGCCACCGACATGAGACACGATCCCTACGTCCTGGTGTCGAATCTGGAGTTCATCCTCCACGGATCCCTGCGGGCCTCGCTGCGGCGTTTCGCGGACCGCGGCTGGTCGCCGTCCGCGTAA
- a CDS encoding DUF5692 family protein, with product MFLFDSIPWYSWLAWFGVLAGLIAVNEITRRWKWAGVAFYIALPVILTLFVWPTTAGAGSSTGTWFHWTKVYSALAGVLGFMAIRYFPRLAANRWVLLFPPAILAINIMEACVRDFQVGAMGAHGMVDGVYMLSGAWNYMNGVAGLLNLLTICGWAGIFVSRDKSRDMIWPDMLWFWIIAYDLWNFAYVYNCVGDHSFYAGAALLISCTIPAFLIKKGAWLQHRANTLALWMMFTMAVPSFVTDSPVAVASSHDPVALYVVSGLALAANVAVAIYQVRTIVAGRRNPLRDELYTGHRRYRQVVDAEAPALVRAH from the coding sequence ATGTTTCTCTTCGATTCAATTCCTTGGTACTCCTGGCTGGCATGGTTCGGCGTACTCGCCGGCCTCATCGCCGTCAATGAGATCACCCGGCGCTGGAAATGGGCGGGGGTGGCGTTCTACATCGCGCTTCCCGTCATTCTGACGCTGTTCGTGTGGCCGACGACCGCGGGTGCCGGATCCTCGACCGGCACCTGGTTCCACTGGACCAAGGTGTACTCGGCCCTGGCCGGGGTGCTGGGCTTCATGGCGATCCGCTACTTCCCACGGCTGGCCGCCAACAGGTGGGTGCTGCTCTTCCCGCCGGCCATCCTGGCGATCAACATCATGGAGGCCTGCGTCCGGGACTTCCAGGTCGGTGCGATGGGCGCCCACGGGATGGTCGACGGGGTGTACATGCTGTCCGGGGCGTGGAACTACATGAATGGCGTCGCCGGGCTCCTCAACCTGCTGACCATCTGCGGCTGGGCCGGTATTTTCGTCTCCCGGGACAAGTCCCGTGACATGATCTGGCCCGACATGCTGTGGTTCTGGATCATCGCCTACGACCTGTGGAATTTCGCCTACGTGTACAACTGCGTCGGTGACCACTCCTTCTACGCCGGAGCCGCGCTTCTCATCTCCTGCACCATCCCGGCATTCCTCATCAAGAAGGGGGCCTGGCTCCAGCACCGCGCCAACACCCTGGCGCTGTGGATGATGTTCACCATGGCGGTGCCCTCCTTCGTCACCGACTCCCCGGTGGCGGTGGCCTCCTCCCATGACCCGGTCGCCCTCTACGTGGTCTCCGGGCTCGCTCTGGCCGCCAACGTAGCCGTGGCCATCTACCAGGTGCGCACCATCGTCGCCGGACGGCGCAACCCGCTGCGCGACGAGCTGTACACCGGGCATCGTCGCTACCGCCAGGTGGTCGACGCCGAGGCCCCCGCACTCGTTCGCGCCCACTGA
- a CDS encoding alpha/beta hydrolase family protein, whose protein sequence is MTGLSRRVGDVPVLECLPAGAPARGLVIWIPPLGGDKERYTDRLEELARRGFLAVGIDPRRHGERADRPADALFDQVMTSFRATMWPILGGTVLDAAEVIDAELAIHGLGGPVLAGGVSMGGDIAVALAGIDPRVSRVAAVAATPDWTRPGMTRIGRPDDVIDQGRATTGGQWLRDHLEPLTHTDRYRRDLAIRLDVGAADTHVPGEAAHRFATMLSRGPRRPSIDVIDHPGSDHRQMCHDPQVLTAALSWLVGPSRSGRTAATRE, encoded by the coding sequence GTGACCGGGCTGAGTCGGCGCGTCGGCGACGTACCCGTCCTCGAATGCCTCCCCGCCGGGGCCCCGGCCCGGGGCCTGGTGATCTGGATCCCCCCGCTGGGAGGGGACAAGGAGCGTTACACCGACCGGCTCGAGGAGCTGGCCCGGCGCGGGTTCCTGGCGGTCGGAATCGATCCCAGACGCCATGGCGAGCGAGCCGACCGTCCTGCCGACGCACTCTTCGACCAGGTGATGACGAGTTTCCGGGCCACCATGTGGCCGATTCTCGGTGGCACGGTTCTGGACGCCGCCGAGGTCATCGACGCCGAACTCGCCATTCATGGCCTTGGGGGGCCCGTGCTGGCCGGGGGAGTCTCGATGGGCGGAGACATCGCCGTCGCCCTGGCCGGCATCGACCCGAGGGTGTCACGGGTGGCCGCCGTCGCCGCCACACCGGACTGGACCCGGCCCGGAATGACGCGCATCGGGCGCCCCGACGACGTCATCGATCAGGGACGGGCGACCACCGGCGGGCAGTGGCTGCGCGACCACCTCGAACCCCTGACGCACACCGACCGGTACCGTCGCGACCTGGCCATCCGCCTCGACGTCGGCGCGGCCGACACCCATGTGCCCGGCGAGGCCGCCCACCGCTTCGCCACGATGCTGTCCCGCGGGCCGCGCAGACCGAGCATCGACGTCATCGACCATCCCGGATCGGATCATCGGCAGATGTGCCACGACCCTCAGGTCCTGACGGCTGCGCTGTCCTGGCTCGTCGGGCCCTCACGGTCGGGGCGGACGGCCGCCACCAGGGAGTAG
- a CDS encoding 2-dehydropantoate 2-reductase, which translates to MQQAASKSPVAVIGAGAIGLAIASALARAGHPVTVCGGRPFDEMVITEGPTTASWPVAHTDDPGDVAGHHTVILAVKAHQTDAVGDWLRSVDGPGVDVLVAQNGIEQRERVAPYLSQAHVVPAVVYLNAERSEPGRATVRRVTQGELAIPDEPANRPLAARIREGGMRVDLDADFTTTLWNKLLMNITANPLTALTRQRTAVLRDEAVGRVALAIMEEAVTVARAEGARLSAADAAADLEALRRVPDGAPTSMLQDCWAGRPLEYDALTGAVLRAAERHGIDVPVNRLIYSLVAAVRPDREGPTSQDSAAVRT; encoded by the coding sequence ATGCAGCAGGCGGCTTCCAAGAGCCCCGTCGCGGTGATCGGGGCCGGGGCGATCGGCCTGGCGATCGCGTCAGCACTGGCCAGGGCCGGTCACCCGGTGACGGTGTGCGGGGGCAGACCCTTCGACGAGATGGTGATCACCGAGGGGCCGACGACAGCCTCCTGGCCGGTCGCCCACACCGACGATCCGGGCGACGTCGCCGGACACCACACCGTCATCCTGGCTGTCAAGGCTCACCAGACCGATGCCGTCGGGGATTGGCTGAGGTCGGTCGACGGGCCCGGGGTCGACGTCCTGGTGGCCCAGAACGGCATTGAGCAGCGCGAGCGGGTGGCCCCCTACCTCTCGCAGGCCCATGTGGTGCCGGCTGTGGTGTACCTCAACGCCGAGCGCTCCGAACCCGGACGGGCGACCGTGCGCCGGGTGACCCAGGGAGAACTGGCGATACCCGACGAGCCCGCCAACCGGCCGCTGGCGGCCCGCATCCGGGAGGGCGGGATGAGGGTGGATCTCGACGCCGACTTCACCACCACGCTGTGGAACAAGTTGCTCATGAATATCACCGCGAACCCGCTGACGGCGCTCACCCGTCAGCGCACCGCGGTGCTGCGCGACGAGGCCGTCGGCCGGGTGGCACTGGCGATCATGGAGGAGGCGGTGACCGTGGCCCGGGCCGAGGGTGCCCGGCTGTCGGCCGCCGACGCCGCCGCGGATCTGGAGGCGCTGCGCCGGGTCCCCGACGGGGCGCCCACCTCGATGCTGCAGGACTGCTGGGCGGGCCGGCCGCTGGAGTACGACGCGCTGACCGGCGCGGTGCTCAGGGCTGCGGAGCGCCACGGCATCGACGTCCCGGTCAACCGGCTCATCTACTCCCTGGTGGCGGCCGTCCGCCCCGACCGTGAGGGCCCGACGAGCCAGGACAGCGCAGCCGTCAGGACCTGA
- a CDS encoding TraR/DksA family transcriptional regulator translates to MDSQAARTRLEYERHDAQARLIAARAILERLRTERAEAGTADDEHDPDGSTLSAEWTMAVAQCRIVEDSIAQIGAALARVDAGSYGICASCGRPIPRVRLEARPAARTCADCAAPQ, encoded by the coding sequence ATGGATTCGCAGGCCGCCCGCACCCGACTGGAGTACGAGCGCCACGACGCGCAGGCCCGGCTCATAGCCGCCCGCGCCATTCTGGAGAGACTGCGCACCGAGCGCGCCGAGGCCGGGACGGCCGACGACGAGCACGACCCGGACGGCTCAACCCTGTCGGCGGAGTGGACGATGGCGGTGGCCCAGTGCCGGATCGTTGAGGACTCGATCGCCCAGATCGGGGCCGCGTTGGCGCGGGTGGACGCCGGCAGTTACGGCATCTGCGCGTCCTGCGGCCGCCCGATCCCGCGGGTCCGGCTGGAGGCGCGCCCGGCGGCACGGACCTGCGCGGACTGCGCGGCACCGCAGTAG
- a CDS encoding type II toxin-antitoxin system HipA family toxin: MTSPDDRLVVWLAGRPAADLCRGDARGPVLSYREDYLNGPHIPLSPALAPTTAAQPRRRVAAFLDHLLPDNPDTRQRWARHFKVAPTTFDLLAVMGEETAGALQFLPPGLTDRRDAHYEPVSDVQIGRRLRELRTDQAGWAMPDERWSLAGAQAKFTLALLEGRWHRPVGSAASTHILKPGISRLHHQGLVEHLTMRVAKRVGLTTAITQWCEFDGEPALVITRFDRRGTDPVRRIHQVDMCQALGRGPKYETDGGPGAADIAGVIRRVSSDPQTDLYRLADALMFAHLTESPDAHAKNYALLLTETAARLAPLYDMATALPYEHTGLDLSVAMALGGQRRQGRVLPRHIVTMAERDLGIDAARILDRYRTMATELPGAFEEALDEQSGTPTTELRRRILPRLRQVTGLALDQLRTTSYTAPPHDPGRTWVHPHTRSGRQVEGYWRTH; this comes from the coding sequence ATGACCTCCCCCGATGACCGCCTCGTCGTCTGGCTGGCCGGACGGCCGGCAGCCGACCTGTGCCGCGGTGACGCCAGGGGGCCCGTGCTCAGCTACCGCGAGGACTACCTGAACGGCCCCCACATCCCGCTCTCCCCCGCCCTGGCCCCGACCACCGCCGCCCAGCCCCGGCGTCGGGTCGCCGCCTTCCTGGACCATCTGCTGCCTGACAACCCCGACACCCGACAGCGCTGGGCCCGTCACTTCAAGGTGGCTCCGACCACCTTCGATCTGCTGGCGGTGATGGGCGAGGAGACCGCCGGGGCCCTGCAGTTCCTGCCCCCGGGCCTCACCGACCGCAGGGATGCCCACTATGAGCCGGTCTCCGATGTGCAGATCGGACGACGCCTCAGGGAGCTGCGCACCGACCAGGCGGGCTGGGCGATGCCCGACGAGAGATGGAGCCTGGCCGGAGCCCAGGCCAAGTTCACGCTAGCGCTGCTGGAGGGCCGGTGGCACCGACCCGTCGGGTCGGCCGCCAGCACCCACATCCTCAAGCCGGGCATCTCCCGGCTCCACCACCAGGGACTCGTCGAGCACCTCACGATGCGCGTCGCCAAGCGGGTGGGCCTGACCACCGCCATCACGCAGTGGTGCGAGTTCGACGGCGAACCGGCGCTGGTCATCACCCGGTTCGACCGGCGCGGCACCGATCCGGTACGGCGGATCCACCAGGTCGACATGTGCCAGGCCCTCGGCCGCGGGCCCAAGTACGAGACCGACGGCGGTCCGGGCGCCGCCGACATCGCCGGCGTCATCCGCAGGGTCTCCTCGGATCCGCAGACCGACCTGTACCGTCTCGCCGATGCCCTGATGTTCGCCCACCTCACCGAGTCCCCCGACGCCCACGCGAAGAACTACGCGCTCCTGCTCACCGAGACCGCAGCCCGGCTCGCCCCGCTCTACGACATGGCCACCGCGCTGCCCTACGAGCACACCGGCCTGGACCTGTCAGTGGCGATGGCCCTGGGCGGCCAGCGCCGCCAGGGGCGGGTGCTCCCCCGTCACATCGTCACCATGGCCGAACGGGATCTCGGCATCGACGCCGCACGGATCCTCGACCGCTACCGGACGATGGCGACCGAGCTCCCCGGAGCCTTCGAGGAGGCTCTGGACGAGCAGTCCGGGACGCCGACCACCGAGCTGCGGCGCCGCATCCTTCCCCGGCTGCGCCAGGTCACCGGCCTTGCACTGGACCAGCTCCGGACGACCAGCTACACCGCTCCCCCGCACGACCCGGGACGCACCTGGGTCCATCCGCACACCAGATCGGGCCGGCAGGTCGAGGGATACTGGCGCACCCACTAG
- a CDS encoding helix-turn-helix transcriptional regulator, whose protein sequence is MDRYLATWSDLGPAVRDYRTGAGLTQNDLARRAGVSRASVNAMENGTANPSGALIDKVLQALGLGIVLSPRPTDDATMLSEILGEDA, encoded by the coding sequence ATGGACCGTTATCTCGCCACATGGAGTGATCTGGGCCCCGCGGTACGCGACTATCGCACCGGTGCCGGCCTGACCCAGAACGATCTCGCCCGACGCGCCGGCGTCTCCAGAGCCTCCGTGAATGCGATGGAGAACGGCACCGCGAACCCCTCGGGGGCGCTCATCGACAAGGTACTGCAGGCCCTGGGCCTGGGCATCGTGCTGAGTCCCCGGCCCACCGACGATGCCACGATGCTCTCCGAGATCCTCGGTGAGGACGCATGA
- a CDS encoding helix-turn-helix domain-containing protein encodes MDETGEFVSTEVAAQLLGVSAQRVRTLLRDGTVAGRRQGRGWLVRAEDLERYRRERQASGRRRSDRVATRAEDTSRVEVGSVEGLSPAQLRVQLQELQTRVEELSRRNAELEEQLRRVRLLAELLRTETPVSATQG; translated from the coding sequence ATGGATGAGACCGGTGAGTTCGTCAGTACCGAGGTGGCGGCGCAGCTGCTGGGCGTCTCCGCCCAGCGGGTCCGCACGCTGCTGCGGGACGGCACCGTGGCGGGCCGGCGGCAGGGCCGGGGCTGGCTGGTCCGGGCCGAGGATCTGGAGCGCTACCGGCGCGAGCGCCAGGCGTCGGGACGTCGTCGTTCCGACCGGGTGGCGACCCGGGCCGAGGATACGTCCAGGGTCGAGGTGGGGTCTGTCGAGGGGCTCTCCCCCGCCCAGCTGCGGGTGCAGCTTCAGGAGCTCCAGACGCGTGTCGAGGAGCTGTCGCGGCGCAATGCGGAGCTCGAGGAGCAGCTCAGGCGGGTGCGGCTGCTGGCCGAGCTGTTGCGGACCGAGACTCCGGTCTCGGCGACCCAGGGGTGA
- a CDS encoding helix-turn-helix transcriptional regulator, whose protein sequence is MTLDTLVLLRRARDHMDRHYAEPLDVATLAGHALMSAAHFSRQFKAAYGETPHAYLMTRRIERSMALLRAGAGVTEACMAVGCTSLGSFSASFTRLVGETPSSYRGRRHEDVEVLPSCISRILGRPMPRR, encoded by the coding sequence ATGACCCTGGACACCCTCGTCCTGCTGAGGCGGGCCCGCGACCACATGGACCGCCACTACGCCGAGCCCCTGGACGTCGCCACCCTGGCCGGGCACGCCCTCATGTCGGCGGCGCACTTCTCCCGGCAGTTCAAGGCGGCCTACGGCGAGACCCCGCACGCCTACCTCATGACACGCCGGATCGAACGGTCGATGGCGCTGCTGCGCGCCGGCGCCGGCGTCACCGAGGCATGCATGGCGGTGGGCTGCACGTCGCTGGGCTCCTTCAGCGCCTCCTTCACGCGCCTTGTGGGGGAGACCCCCAGCTCCTACCGCGGCCGCCGGCACGAGGACGTCGAGGTGCTCCCCTCGTGCATCAGCCGGATCCTGGGCCGTCCGATGCCCCGGCGCTGA
- a CDS encoding VOC family protein, producing MTDISLSAVPITVTDIDAALGFYRDALGLAVVGDVPAGDHRWVSLALGTGPTIVLSDPGAGRSVEDGRALAELVTKGTGPGPYILATDDLDGAFSRARDAGADVVQEPADQPWGPRDCAFRDPSGNLIRIQAL from the coding sequence ATGACTGATATCTCGCTGTCCGCCGTACCGATCACCGTCACCGACATCGATGCGGCTCTGGGCTTCTACCGCGACGCCCTCGGACTGGCCGTCGTCGGCGACGTGCCCGCGGGCGACCACCGCTGGGTCTCCCTGGCCCTCGGAACCGGGCCCACCATCGTCCTGTCCGACCCGGGTGCGGGCCGCTCCGTCGAGGACGGGAGGGCACTGGCCGAGCTCGTGACCAAGGGCACCGGCCCCGGGCCCTACATCCTCGCCACTGACGATCTGGACGGCGCCTTCTCCCGGGCTCGTGATGCGGGGGCGGACGTGGTGCAGGAACCGGCGGACCAGCCGTGGGGTCCACGGGACTGCGCCTTCAGGGACCCTTCGGGGAACCTGATCCGCATCCAGGCACTCTGA
- a CDS encoding MFS transporter: MQTNRVDLSGTDSPRGSHGPWGPVMAALVFLVALNLRPALTAVGRVLPRLGADLRIDEGAQGLIGSLPLLAFAAVSPVVHRVAARLGTDRTVLVAVVLLAGGILIRSTTGVPGLWVGTVVVGSAIAVGNVLVPVIVRRDYPGRVSAATGVYSACITLAAALASVAAVPLADASGWRAALGVWALPAGLVALVWGGRCLRAPVDAVRSPAASGPGSAGSLWRRRQTWAVTAFMGLQSTSFYTAITWLPTIEGALGQSAAAAGVHLFVFQFVGIASGLAIPRLMRSPTSQVGAALTAGLPLLIGLIGLLVAPRAAVVWVTVAGLGSGACLVVALSLIGMRGRSTAETAQLSGTAQSVGYLMAAAGPVLIGRLAGSSGGWQLPLAMMVAVAAALVVVAVPAGRP, translated from the coding sequence GTGCAGACCAACCGTGTGGACCTGTCCGGCACCGACTCCCCGAGGGGCTCTCACGGCCCGTGGGGGCCGGTGATGGCGGCGCTGGTGTTCCTGGTGGCTCTCAACCTGCGCCCGGCCCTGACCGCGGTGGGCCGGGTGCTGCCTCGGCTCGGCGCCGATCTGAGGATCGACGAGGGCGCTCAGGGCCTCATCGGGTCGCTGCCGTTGCTGGCCTTCGCCGCGGTCTCCCCCGTCGTCCACCGTGTTGCCGCCAGGCTGGGCACCGATCGGACCGTCCTGGTCGCCGTCGTCCTGCTGGCGGGCGGGATCCTCATCCGCTCGACCACCGGGGTGCCGGGCCTGTGGGTGGGCACGGTGGTGGTCGGGTCCGCGATCGCAGTCGGCAATGTCCTGGTGCCGGTGATCGTGCGCCGCGACTATCCCGGTCGGGTGTCGGCGGCCACCGGCGTCTACTCGGCCTGCATCACCCTGGCCGCGGCCCTGGCCTCGGTGGCGGCCGTCCCGTTGGCCGACGCCTCCGGGTGGCGCGCGGCGCTGGGCGTGTGGGCCCTGCCGGCCGGCCTCGTGGCCCTGGTGTGGGGCGGGCGGTGTCTGCGGGCCCCGGTCGATGCGGTCCGCTCCCCTGCCGCCTCCGGCCCGGGCTCGGCGGGATCGCTGTGGAGACGCCGGCAGACCTGGGCGGTGACGGCCTTCATGGGCCTCCAGTCGACCTCCTTCTACACCGCGATCACCTGGTTGCCGACGATCGAGGGAGCTCTGGGGCAGTCGGCCGCCGCGGCAGGGGTGCACCTGTTCGTCTTCCAGTTCGTCGGCATCGCCTCGGGGCTGGCGATCCCGCGACTGATGAGGAGCCCGACCTCCCAGGTCGGTGCGGCGCTGACCGCCGGTCTGCCGTTGCTCATCGGTCTGATCGGGCTGCTGGTGGCGCCCCGGGCCGCCGTCGTGTGGGTGACGGTGGCGGGCCTGGGCAGCGGGGCCTGTCTGGTCGTGGCGCTGTCGCTGATCGGGATGCGTGGGCGCAGCACAGCCGAGACTGCACAGCTGTCCGGGACGGCGCAGTCGGTGGGCTACCTCATGGCCGCCGCCGGGCCTGTTCTCATCGGCCGGCTGGCCGGGTCATCGGGCGGCTGGCAGCTCCCTCTGGCCATGATGGTGGCGGTGGCGGCCGCCCTGGTGGTGGTTGCGGTGCCGGCCGGGCGTCCCTGA